The DNA region CAGATGCCGCCGGCTTCCGCAGAGCATGGCGTGATCCGCGCCTATCTCGAGTGGATGGTCGATCTGCCCTGGAGCAAGGTCAGCGAGGATCAGCTCTCGGTCGAGGACGCACGCCGCATCCTCGATGAGGACCACTTCGGCCTCGAGAAGGTCAAGGATCGGATCGTCGAGTACATCGCCGTCCTCTCCCTGAAGAAAGACCTGCGCGGGCCGATCCTGTGCTTCGTCGGGCCGCCGGGAACCGGAAAGACATCCCTGGGCCGCTCGATCGCGCGGGCCCTGGGTCGGAAGTTCGAACGCCTCTCGCTAGGCGGTGTGCGCGACGAGGCCGAGATTCGCGGACATCGCCGCACCTATGTGGGTGCGTTGCCCGGCCGCATCGTCCAGGGCATGCGTCGATCGGGTACCCGGAACCCGGTCTTCCTGCTCGACGAAGTCGACAAGGTCGGTGCGGACTACCGTGGGGATCCGTCGTCGGCGCTTCTCGAAGTGCTCGACCCGGAACAGAACTCGGCGTTCAGTGATCACTACCTGGAGGTTCCCTTCGACCTCTCCCAGGTGCTCTTCATCGCCACGGCGAACCAGATGGAGCCGGTGCCTGCGGCCTTGCGGGATCGCATGGAGGTGATCGAACTGCCCGGCTACACCGAGGAGGACAAGCTCGAGATCGCGCGTCGTTTTCTCATTCCCCGGCAGCGCGAAGCCAATGGGGTGGCCGAGATCGATCTGAGTTTCAGCGAGGCTGCCTTGCGGACGGTGATCGGGAGCTACACCCATGAGGCCGGTGTAAGGAACCTGGAGCGCGAGCTCGGCAAGCTGTGCCGGAAGGTGGCCCGTCGCATCGCCGAGGGGCAGGTGGCGGATGGGCAGGCGGTGGCGATCGATGCCCCGGATCTGGCCGAGTTGCTGGGGCCGATCCGCTTCGAGCCGGAGCTGGCCGAGCGAGCCGGCATGCCGGGCGTGGCCGTGGGCCTGGCCTACACCCCGGCGGGCGGTGACATCCTGTTCATCGAGAGCACCATGATGCCCGGTCGCGGCGGTCTCAAGCTGACGGGTTCCCTCGGTGACGTGATGCGCGAGTCGGCGGAGGCAGCGCGCACCTGGCTCCAAGCTCGCGCCGAGAAGTTCGATCTCGAGCCGGAGGCGTTCGAGAAGCGGGATTTCCATCTGCACGTGCCTGCGGGCGCAGTTCCGAAGGACGGGCCCTCGGCCGGTGTGGCCATGGTCACATCCCTCGCATCGCTGATGTTGGGTCGGCCCACGGCTCCGGAAGTTGCGATGACCGGGGAGATCACCCTGCGTGGCAAAGTGCTTCCGGTTGGAGGCATCAAGGAAAAGGTGCTCGCGGCCAAGCGCTCGGGCATCCAGCGCGTCGTGCTCCCCGAGCGCAATCGCCGGGATGTGGAAGAGATCCAACCGGAGCTGCTCAAGGGCCTCGATTTTGACTACGTTTCGTCCATCGATGAAGCCCTCGACCGGATCCTCTTGCCTGCCGTGGCTGTCTGAACGAGCCGTCGTTGCGGTCCTCTTGCTCGGGGGCCTGTTCGCCTCGGCTTGCGTGCTTCCGGGCAAGCACGCCGAGGTCGTTGCTGAGCGCGACGCGCAGAGCGCCGAGCGCTCGCGCCTCGAAGGTCGGGTCAAGCTGCTCGAAGCGTCGAATGAGAGCTTGAGCGGCGAGCGCGTTGCGTTGCTCGAGCAGGTCGAGGATCTGCGCCTGGTTCGCGAGGAGCTCGGGGAGAGGAAGACAGATCTGGAGTCGCAGGTACAGGTGCTGAGCGCCCGCAGGGACGAACTCGAAACCAACCTGACAGCCCGCGAACGCGAGGTGGCCGAGGAGCAGCAAGAGGTCGGGAAGCTCCGCAACACCTACGACGATCTG from bacterium includes:
- the lon gene encoding endopeptidase La, which codes for MEELEPTGEEVAAVQEEVEELPEELPILPLKNTVIFPHLLAPLLVNTERSKALIDSVLADPERLMMSVAVNRSLEGSPSTEDVHRTGTVLRIVKMLKFPDDSYRLLVQGTGRARVTEFTAEDPFFRGRVEALRDCGDAEAVEALALTREVRDQFVGLVSESSRLSDELQVLAMNVEEPTRLADLVASNLELDIAGKQAFLEELDVVARLRRVRDELRRAGDAIQIESEIREKVQSEMGKTQREYMLRQQLDHIRKELGEAEDEDAEADAMREKIEAAQMPEEAEKQALREVERLEQMPPASAEHGVIRAYLEWMVDLPWSKVSEDQLSVEDARRILDEDHFGLEKVKDRIVEYIAVLSLKKDLRGPILCFVGPPGTGKTSLGRSIARALGRKFERLSLGGVRDEAEIRGHRRTYVGALPGRIVQGMRRSGTRNPVFLLDEVDKVGADYRGDPSSALLEVLDPEQNSAFSDHYLEVPFDLSQVLFIATANQMEPVPAALRDRMEVIELPGYTEEDKLEIARRFLIPRQREANGVAEIDLSFSEAALRTVIGSYTHEAGVRNLERELGKLCRKVARRIAEGQVADGQAVAIDAPDLAELLGPIRFEPELAERAGMPGVAVGLAYTPAGGDILFIESTMMPGRGGLKLTGSLGDVMRESAEAARTWLQARAEKFDLEPEAFEKRDFHLHVPAGAVPKDGPSAGVAMVTSLASLMLGRPTAPEVAMTGEITLRGKVLPVGGIKEKVLAAKRSGIQRVVLPERNRRDVEEIQPELLKGLDFDYVSSIDEALDRILLPAVAV